A genome region from Sphingobium sp. WTD-1 includes the following:
- the ubiA gene encoding 4-hydroxybenzoate octaprenyltransferase: MNQSIVPDSEARGLLARLPETPRILASLARLDRPIGWWLLFWPGAWAVALAGGAFVRWPLILWLLLGSIAMRGAGCVFNDIVDRDLDARVARTAARPLASGAMSVKTAWAGLLALCLIGLIVLFQLSGYAQVVALGSLALVAAYPFMKRITGWPQVWLGIVFSWAALVGWSEIAGALTLPGLCLYAGCIFWVLGYDTIYALQDREDDALIGIGSSALSMGRHVRGGVTLCYLVALALWASAIWQVRPQLLALVALAPMAAHLLWQVGTLKEDGTDPLVKFRSNRFAGLLMFLACLVVGSAGA, from the coding sequence GTGAATCAGTCGATCGTCCCCGACAGCGAAGCGCGCGGCCTGCTCGCGCGCCTGCCGGAAACCCCGCGAATCCTGGCCTCGCTGGCCCGACTCGACCGGCCGATCGGCTGGTGGCTGCTGTTCTGGCCGGGCGCCTGGGCGGTGGCACTGGCGGGCGGTGCCTTTGTCCGCTGGCCGCTGATCCTGTGGCTGCTGCTCGGCAGCATCGCGATGCGCGGCGCGGGCTGCGTCTTCAACGACATCGTCGATCGCGATCTCGACGCGCGGGTCGCGCGCACCGCCGCCCGGCCGCTCGCCAGCGGCGCGATGTCGGTCAAGACCGCCTGGGCCGGGCTGCTCGCGCTCTGCCTGATCGGCCTGATCGTGCTGTTCCAGCTCAGCGGCTATGCCCAGGTCGTGGCGCTCGGCTCGCTGGCGCTGGTCGCCGCCTATCCCTTCATGAAGCGGATCACGGGATGGCCGCAGGTCTGGCTCGGCATCGTCTTTTCCTGGGCGGCGCTGGTCGGCTGGAGCGAGATTGCCGGCGCGCTGACCCTGCCGGGCCTGTGCCTCTATGCCGGCTGTATCTTCTGGGTGCTGGGCTATGACACCATCTATGCGCTGCAGGACCGGGAGGATGACGCGCTGATCGGCATCGGCTCCAGCGCCCTGTCGATGGGCCGCCATGTCCGGGGCGGGGTGACGCTCTGCTATCTCGTCGCGCTCGCGCTCTGGGCCAGTGCCATCTGGCAGGTCCGGCCGCAGCTTCTGGCGCTCGTCGCGCTGGCGCCGATGGCCGCCCATCTGCTCTGGCAGGTCGGCACGCTGAAGGAAGACGGCACCGATCCGCTCGTCAAATTCCGGTCCAACCGTTTTGCAGGATTGCTGATGTTCCTTGCCTGTCTGGTCGTCGGGAGTGCCGGCGCATGA
- a CDS encoding 16S rRNA (uracil(1498)-N(3))-methyltransferase — translation MTATPAWPPQSAPRLHVETLLGEGVAVPVDGNGAHYLISVMRVKPDDIVLLFDGKSGEWAARARDIRKRDLVLECVQQTKPPEVVPDFWLCCAPIKKGRIDLIAEKACELGVARLQPVLTRRAVVDKLNLDRLHAHLVEAAEQCGRTALPELTEMVKLDALLKGWSAERHLFFADETGGASLDETLRAHPGPAAFLVGPEGGFDPAERDAIRATPGAVPVSLGPRILRAETAAIAATSAWMMVNGDWG, via the coding sequence ATGACCGCTACCCCCGCCTGGCCGCCGCAGAGCGCCCCGCGCCTGCATGTCGAAACGCTGCTGGGCGAAGGGGTCGCCGTGCCGGTCGACGGCAATGGCGCCCATTACCTCATCAGCGTGATGCGGGTGAAGCCGGACGATATCGTGCTGCTGTTCGACGGCAAGTCGGGCGAGTGGGCGGCACGGGCGCGCGACATTCGCAAACGCGACCTGGTGCTGGAATGCGTGCAGCAAACCAAGCCGCCGGAGGTGGTGCCCGATTTCTGGCTGTGCTGCGCGCCGATCAAGAAGGGGCGGATCGACCTGATCGCGGAAAAGGCGTGCGAGCTGGGCGTCGCGCGACTGCAGCCGGTGCTGACCCGGCGGGCGGTGGTCGACAAGCTCAATCTCGACCGGCTGCACGCCCATCTGGTCGAGGCGGCCGAACAATGCGGGCGTACCGCGCTGCCGGAGCTGACCGAAATGGTGAAGCTCGACGCGTTGCTGAAGGGCTGGTCGGCCGAGCGGCACCTGTTCTTCGCCGACGAGACCGGCGGGGCATCGCTGGACGAAACCTTGCGCGCCCATCCCGGCCCGGCGGCCTTCCTGGTCGGGCCGGAGGGCGGATTCGACCCCGCCGAGCGCGACGCGATCCGGGCGACGCCGGGCGCAGTGCCGGTGTCGCTGGGCCCGCGAATCCTGCGCGCGGAGACGGCCGCAATCGCCGCCACGTCGGCCTGGATGATGGTGAATGGCGACTGGGGCTAA
- a CDS encoding glutamate--cysteine ligase, producing the protein MSTRTDSGGHDPVIESRDQLIAAFAKGAKPKDRWRIGTEHEKFVYSTKDHHAPAYEEKGGIHTLLIGLTRYGWSPVFEGENIIALSGADGTISLEPAGQLELSGAPLDNLHQTCAETGRHLEQVKYVGDMLGLGFLGLGMWPDKTRAELPIMPKGRYDIMLRHMPRVGSMGLDMMLRTCTIQTNLDYGSEADMVQKFRVSLALQPLGTALFANSPFTEGKPNGFLSYRSHIWSDTDPQRTGMLPFVFEDGFGYERYADYALDVPMYFVYRDGKYIDAAGLSFRDFLDGKLSVLPGEKPTEKDWEDHLSTAFPEVRLKSFLEMRGSDGGPWNRICALPALWVGLLYDQGALDAAWDLVKDWSMEERQVLRDSVPKLGLDAPVSGGRTLRDIAPQVLDIARSGLAARQRFNAAGDNETGYLSALDEVIATGKTPAERLLDRYHGEWGGDVSRVYAEESF; encoded by the coding sequence ATGAGCACCAGAACAGACTCGGGCGGACATGATCCCGTCATCGAAAGCCGCGACCAGCTGATCGCGGCCTTTGCCAAGGGCGCCAAGCCCAAGGATCGCTGGCGGATCGGCACCGAACACGAGAAATTCGTCTATTCGACGAAGGACCATCACGCCCCGGCCTATGAGGAAAAGGGCGGCATCCACACGCTGCTGATCGGCCTGACCCGCTATGGCTGGAGCCCGGTGTTCGAGGGCGAGAATATCATCGCCCTATCCGGCGCCGACGGCACGATCAGCCTGGAGCCGGCGGGCCAGCTGGAACTGAGCGGTGCGCCGCTCGACAATCTGCACCAGACCTGCGCCGAGACCGGCCGCCATCTGGAACAGGTCAAATATGTCGGCGACATGCTGGGGTTGGGCTTCCTGGGCCTTGGCATGTGGCCGGACAAGACCCGCGCCGAGCTGCCGATCATGCCCAAGGGCCGGTACGACATCATGCTGCGGCACATGCCGCGCGTGGGATCGATGGGTCTGGACATGATGCTGCGCACCTGCACCATCCAGACCAACCTCGACTATGGCAGCGAGGCGGACATGGTGCAGAAGTTCCGCGTCTCGCTGGCGCTGCAGCCGCTCGGCACCGCGCTGTTCGCCAATTCGCCCTTCACCGAGGGCAAACCCAACGGCTTCCTGTCCTATCGCAGCCATATCTGGTCGGACACCGACCCGCAGCGCACCGGCATGCTGCCCTTCGTGTTCGAGGATGGCTTCGGATACGAGCGCTATGCCGACTATGCGCTCGATGTGCCGATGTATTTCGTCTACCGCGACGGCAAATATATCGATGCGGCGGGGCTTTCGTTCCGCGACTTCCTCGACGGCAAGCTGTCGGTGCTGCCGGGCGAGAAGCCGACCGAGAAGGATTGGGAGGATCATCTCTCCACCGCCTTCCCCGAAGTCCGCCTCAAGAGCTTCCTGGAAATGCGCGGGTCCGATGGCGGGCCGTGGAATCGCATCTGCGCGCTGCCGGCTTTGTGGGTCGGCCTGCTCTATGACCAGGGTGCGCTCGACGCCGCCTGGGATCTGGTCAAGGACTGGAGCATGGAGGAGCGGCAGGTGCTGCGCGATTCCGTGCCGAAGCTGGGCCTCGACGCGCCGGTGTCGGGCGGGCGCACGCTGCGCGACATCGCGCCGCAGGTGCTGGATATCGCCCGCTCAGGTCTGGCCGCGCGCCAGCGGTTCAACGCTGCAGGCGACAATGAGACCGGCTATCTGTCGGCGCTCGACGAAGTGATCGCCACCGGCAAGACCCCGGCCGAGCGGCTGCTCGACCGCTATCATGGCGAATGGGGCGGCGATGTCAGCCGCGTCTATGCCGAGGAAAGCTTCTGA
- a CDS encoding isoprenylcysteine carboxylmethyltransferase family protein gives MSKSVDPCPKSAVSHGVGIAGLVGLGLWTLVARHYGMNGPNAGLAAVVACGIPMVLWSLLVDKVHRNPSTGVDWNAPARSVRSMLDVSLVKIAGLWATWLAIAVCYCIGRWYWTGSYRFAMDLLMAAAPWLLLLSIPYVIWLDRRLVEPRDACFAFGQWVIGGAAGKADMAQVANHARAWAVKGFFTAFMISIVPGNFSSVIDWRLEDLLHNPVALTGFLIGIMFMIDVCMATVGYLLTMKPLDSHIRTANPYLGGWLAALLCYPPFVMMGAGGPFDYHGGGAEWDVWTQGMPALQWGLGALLVLLTAIYAWATVAFGIRFSNLTHRGILTHGPYRWTRHPAYLTKNLFWWFSSLPFLTTTGSLTDMVRNCALLGVTNAVYYWRAKTEEQHLSADPAYQAYSDWMARNAPVPRFFAWVVGRKPDAPRETQPAE, from the coding sequence ATGAGCAAGAGCGTCGATCCCTGCCCCAAATCCGCCGTCAGCCATGGTGTCGGCATTGCCGGCCTCGTCGGCCTCGGCCTCTGGACCCTGGTGGCGCGCCATTATGGCATGAACGGGCCGAATGCGGGTCTGGCCGCGGTGGTCGCCTGCGGCATACCGATGGTGCTCTGGTCGCTGCTGGTGGACAAGGTGCATCGCAACCCCAGCACCGGCGTCGACTGGAACGCGCCGGCCCGTTCGGTCCGCAGCATGCTCGACGTCAGTCTGGTGAAGATTGCGGGCCTGTGGGCGACATGGCTGGCCATTGCCGTCTGCTACTGCATCGGCCGCTGGTATTGGACTGGCAGCTATCGCTTCGCCATGGACCTGCTGATGGCGGCGGCGCCCTGGCTGCTGTTGCTGTCCATTCCCTATGTTATCTGGCTCGACCGCCGGCTGGTCGAACCGCGCGATGCCTGTTTCGCCTTCGGCCAATGGGTCATTGGCGGCGCGGCCGGCAAGGCGGACATGGCGCAGGTCGCCAACCATGCCCGCGCCTGGGCGGTGAAGGGCTTTTTCACTGCCTTCATGATCAGCATCGTGCCGGGCAATTTTTCCAGCGTCATCGACTGGCGGCTCGAGGACCTGCTGCACAATCCGGTCGCGCTGACCGGTTTCCTGATCGGCATCATGTTCATGATCGACGTCTGCATGGCGACGGTCGGCTATCTGCTGACGATGAAGCCGCTGGATTCCCATATCCGCACCGCCAATCCCTATCTGGGCGGCTGGCTCGCGGCTTTGCTCTGCTATCCGCCCTTCGTCATGATGGGGGCGGGCGGGCCGTTCGACTATCATGGCGGCGGCGCCGAATGGGATGTCTGGACGCAGGGCATGCCGGCGCTGCAATGGGGGCTGGGTGCCTTGCTGGTGCTGCTGACCGCCATCTATGCCTGGGCGACGGTCGCCTTCGGCATCCGCTTCTCCAACCTCACCCATCGCGGCATATTGACCCATGGGCCCTATCGCTGGACCCGCCACCCGGCCTATCTGACCAAGAATCTCTTCTGGTGGTTCTCGTCGCTGCCCTTCCTCACCACCACGGGCAGCCTGACCGACATGGTGCGCAATTGCGCGCTGCTGGGTGTCACCAACGCTGTCTATTATTGGCGGGCCAAGACGGAGGAGCAGCATCTGTCCGCCGATCCCGCCTATCAGGCCTATAGCGACTGGATGGCGCGCAATGCGCCGGTGCCGCGCTTCTTCGCCTGGGTCGTCGGCCGCAAGCCGGATGCACCGCGGGAAACCCAGCCCGCCGAATGA
- a CDS encoding DUF1345 domain-containing protein — MAKTQKRSTLFPWRYGMFLMLLLSIAPLMLWLPWHEAVMGGFDLAAIAFCLAAVPLIDSDPAQMRRKAVLNDVNRQLMLLLTGVVCIVILVAVGVAASAPGHPGAESVVLLLATLVIAWLFSNLVYAMHYAHAFYLADDKGKDAGGLDFPDTDEPVYWDFLYFGFTLGMTFQTSDVSITSTGMRRTVTLHCLAAFVFNLGILAFTINVLGG, encoded by the coding sequence ATGGCCAAGACGCAGAAGCGATCCACCCTCTTCCCCTGGCGCTATGGCATGTTCCTCATGCTGCTATTGTCGATCGCGCCATTGATGCTGTGGCTGCCCTGGCATGAGGCGGTGATGGGCGGGTTCGACCTTGCCGCCATCGCCTTCTGCCTCGCCGCCGTGCCGCTCATCGATTCCGATCCGGCCCAGATGCGGCGCAAGGCCGTGCTCAACGACGTGAACCGGCAACTGATGCTGCTGCTGACCGGGGTAGTGTGCATCGTCATCCTGGTCGCGGTCGGCGTCGCCGCCAGCGCGCCGGGCCATCCCGGTGCGGAAAGCGTCGTGCTGCTGCTGGCCACGCTCGTCATCGCCTGGCTCTTTTCCAACCTCGTTTATGCGATGCACTATGCCCATGCCTTCTACCTCGCCGACGACAAGGGCAAGGATGCGGGCGGCCTGGATTTCCCGGACACGGACGAGCCGGTCTATTGGGACTTCCTCTATTTCGGCTTCACCCTGGGCATGACCTTCCAGACATCCGACGTGTCGATCACCTCGACCGGGATGCGCCGCACGGTGACGCTCCATTGCCTCGCCGCCTTCGTCTTCAACCTCGGCATCCTCGCCTTCACCATCAACGTACTGGGCGGCTGA
- the ruvA gene encoding Holliday junction branch migration protein RuvA, with product MIAKLKGRLDSTGIDHAIIDVGGVGYLVGASSRTLAALGPVGEAVTIHTEMLVAEDSIRLVGFARAEERDWYRLLTHVQGVGSRVALAILSALEPLELHRAIMMGDKAMIARANGVGPKLAQRIVNELKDKIGAAPAGAPGMPGVVALPTGSFAADALSALQNLGFKPAEASGAVAAAEEELGDGASLDALVRLALRKAAK from the coding sequence ATGATCGCGAAACTCAAAGGACGGCTGGACAGCACGGGCATCGACCATGCCATCATCGATGTCGGCGGGGTCGGCTATCTGGTCGGCGCATCGTCGCGGACGCTGGCGGCGCTCGGCCCGGTGGGCGAGGCGGTGACCATCCATACCGAGATGCTGGTGGCCGAGGATTCGATCCGGCTGGTCGGCTTTGCCCGAGCGGAGGAGCGCGACTGGTATCGGCTGCTGACCCATGTGCAGGGCGTGGGATCGCGCGTGGCGCTGGCGATATTGTCGGCGCTGGAACCGCTGGAGCTGCATCGCGCGATCATGATGGGCGACAAGGCGATGATCGCGCGCGCCAACGGTGTCGGCCCCAAGCTGGCCCAGCGCATCGTCAATGAGCTGAAGGACAAGATCGGCGCCGCCCCGGCCGGTGCGCCCGGCATGCCGGGCGTGGTCGCGCTGCCGACCGGCAGCTTTGCCGCCGACGCGCTGTCGGCGTTGCAGAATCTGGGCTTCAAGCCGGCCGAGGCGAGCGGCGCGGTGGCCGCCGCCGAAGAGGAACTGGGCGACGGCGCCAGCCTTGACGCGCTGGTCCGCCTGGCGCTGCGGAAGGCGGCGAAGTGA
- a CDS encoding GIY-YIG nuclease family protein, which yields MKQPCVYILASQPYGTLYIGVTSNLLGRMMQHRASRMPSFTARYAVHRLVRYEACDTMEQAILREKQLKRWHRQWKINLIEADNPQWSDLAMELGLPPLSP from the coding sequence ATGAAGCAGCCGTGCGTCTATATTCTGGCAAGCCAGCCATATGGCACGCTCTACATCGGCGTGACCTCCAACTTGCTGGGCCGGATGATGCAGCATCGCGCAAGCAGGATGCCGAGCTTTACCGCTCGATATGCCGTGCATCGGCTTGTCCGTTACGAAGCCTGCGATACGATGGAACAGGCCATCCTTCGCGAAAAGCAGCTGAAACGGTGGCATCGCCAATGGAAAATCAATCTCATCGAAGCCGACAATCCGCAATGGAGCGATCTGGCGATGGAATTGGGATTGCCCCCCTTAAGTCCGTGA